The following are encoded together in the Candidatus Poribacteria bacterium genome:
- a CDS encoding RraA family protein, whose protein sequence is MGATTYADILADERLAFAASIINSAYASDSLDRLGIQVPGSVRFYLPMEIDYVAGSERDLQRRVFGTVRTAEFQVVTRPDDPEYRAKPYAGEIAFIRGLRSGDVAVIDTPTHRRLADDDANDRKWGGVWGGLLTALSMSYGALGAIINGPIRDTHQIDSYFRDESFDPRSLRSLERSLGAQASDESIRRVRRALTAREKFPVFATGTAPTDSAQRVEAVAIGEPIEIGGVTIHDGDFVVADSDAQVIIPNACVRDVLMTVIDIDAGDKDVWADALTRIAGFHDDSIDEIVERHGGHL, encoded by the coding sequence ATGGGAGCGACGACTTACGCCGACATCCTCGCCGATGAGCGACTCGCGTTCGCCGCTTCGATCATCAACTCCGCGTACGCCAGCGACAGCCTCGACCGGCTAGGAATTCAGGTTCCCGGATCCGTCCGGTTCTACCTCCCCATGGAGATCGACTACGTGGCGGGCTCCGAGCGCGACCTCCAGCGACGAGTCTTCGGAACCGTGCGGACGGCTGAGTTCCAGGTCGTGACTCGTCCCGATGATCCCGAGTACAGAGCAAAGCCGTACGCGGGCGAGATCGCCTTCATCCGTGGCTTGCGATCCGGCGATGTCGCGGTGATCGACACGCCCACCCATCGCCGCCTTGCCGACGACGACGCCAACGACCGGAAGTGGGGAGGTGTGTGGGGAGGTCTGCTGACCGCGCTCTCGATGTCCTACGGGGCGCTCGGGGCGATCATCAACGGGCCCATCCGCGACACGCACCAGATCGACAGCTACTTCCGCGACGAGTCCTTCGATCCGAGATCGCTGCGCTCCCTGGAACGGTCCCTCGGTGCGCAGGCATCCGACGAGAGCATCCGCCGCGTTCGCAGAGCCTTGACCGCCCGCGAGAAGTTCCCGGTCTTTGCCACGGGAACGGCTCCGACGGATTCGGCTCAAAGGGTCGAAGCCGTCGCCATTGGGGAACCCATCGAGATCGGCGGCGTGACGATCCACGACGGAGACTTCGTCGTCGCAGATTCCGATGCGCAGGTCATCATCCCCAACGCGTGCGTGCGCGACGTGCTGATGACCGTCATCGACATCGACGCAGGCGACAAGGACGTGTGGGCGGATGCCCTAACACGAATCGCGGGTTTCCACGACGACTCGATCGATGAGATCGTTGAACGGCACGGCGGGCACCTGTAG
- a CDS encoding methyltransferase yields MTSGKEQSMREMTSRERVRRCLRFESPDRAPRDLWALPGAHQRYGEAIQAFHREFPTDFAGPQASYGRSSRATGTRYTVGSYRDEWGSEWEIAQDGVVGEVKRPVLADWSDLGSYEPPFELLDGADFSRVNDGCAATDMYVRAGSHVRPFERMQFLRGSEQFFIDLAEDRPELGKLRDMLHEFFLRDIRMWAETDVDGVSMMDDWGTQWALLISPQRWREFFKPMYADYCRILRNAGKDVWFHTDGFVEDIYPDLIEIGVTALNSQLFCMNIECLSELYRGKVTFWGEIDRQYVLAFGTAQDARRAVRRVRRALDRGTGGVIAQCEWGVDTPPETIHAVFETWLEPM; encoded by the coding sequence ATGACGAGCGGCAAGGAACAATCCATGCGCGAAATGACGAGCCGCGAACGTGTGCGCCGGTGCCTGCGCTTCGAGAGTCCGGATCGGGCTCCCAGAGACCTGTGGGCCCTTCCCGGGGCGCATCAGCGGTACGGTGAGGCGATTCAGGCGTTCCATCGGGAGTTTCCGACCGATTTCGCAGGACCGCAGGCGTCCTACGGCAGGTCGAGCCGAGCGACGGGAACCCGCTACACGGTCGGGTCCTACCGCGACGAATGGGGCTCCGAGTGGGAGATCGCCCAGGATGGCGTCGTGGGCGAGGTGAAGCGACCCGTACTCGCCGATTGGTCGGACCTCGGTTCCTATGAGCCGCCATTCGAGCTGCTCGACGGAGCGGACTTCTCGCGCGTCAACGACGGCTGCGCGGCGACCGATATGTACGTCCGCGCCGGATCGCATGTCCGTCCGTTCGAGCGGATGCAGTTCCTGCGCGGATCGGAGCAGTTCTTCATCGACCTCGCAGAAGATCGCCCGGAGCTCGGCAAGCTCCGCGACATGCTGCACGAGTTCTTCTTGCGCGACATCCGCATGTGGGCGGAGACAGACGTCGACGGCGTGTCGATGATGGACGACTGGGGAACACAGTGGGCTCTGCTCATCTCGCCCCAGCGCTGGCGCGAGTTCTTCAAGCCGATGTATGCTGACTACTGCCGTATACTTCGGAACGCGGGCAAGGACGTCTGGTTCCACACGGACGGATTCGTCGAAGACATCTACCCCGATCTCATCGAGATCGGGGTGACGGCGCTCAACTCCCAGCTATTCTGTATGAACATCGAGTGCCTGAGTGAGCTATACCGAGGCAAGGTGACCTTCTGGGGCGAAATCGACCGTCAGTACGTCCTCGCGTTCGGTACTGCACAGGATGCGCGTCGCGCCGTGCGCCGAGTTCGCCGGGCGCTCGACCGAGGAACGGGCGGCGTCATCGCCCAATGCGAATGGGGCGTTGATACGCCACCTGAGACCATCCACGCCGTCTTCGAGACGTGGCTGGAGCCGATGTGA
- a CDS encoding ubiquitin-like protein UBact, with amino-acid sequence MSIHMDQLTAQLRDDRRTVPTGPWKREEGQQDDAGPRQPDVGKPNTERLLKRMRKVDPDQARRYRQRTGE; translated from the coding sequence ATGTCCATCCACATGGACCAACTGACCGCCCAGCTTCGCGATGACCGACGCACCGTGCCGACGGGACCCTGGAAGCGCGAGGAAGGACAGCAGGACGACGCGGGCCCGCGCCAACCGGACGTCGGCAAGCCGAACACTGAGCGCTTGCTCAAACGCATGCGCAAAGTGGACCCGGACCAGGCGCGGCGCTACCGACAGCGCACCGGGGAGTAG
- a CDS encoding proteasome subunit alpha, protein MDLLASRGHSVSFGSTVDGSKLTPTESTTVLAIRYADGVLIAGDRRATAGTSILYDRADKVLEIDEHTAMAISGSPAIAYEMARVLEYSLRYYRRSQLQELSLEGKLRTLSRLIRDNLGMALQGIGAVIPILGAFDVARDEGKIYFYDALGAQFEVADFATTGSGSVWVRGALYYLNRWERQLAQLNLHDATAVVLRMLDAAAEYDAATGGYNRRAGIFPVVKRVTRGGTETLDPSTLSAIYTEAVEVTDV, encoded by the coding sequence CTGGACCTGCTCGCGTCGCGCGGTCATTCCGTCAGCTTTGGATCAACGGTCGATGGCTCGAAGCTGACTCCGACCGAGAGCACGACGGTGCTCGCAATCCGGTACGCCGACGGCGTGCTGATTGCCGGAGATCGTCGCGCCACGGCGGGCACGAGCATACTCTACGACCGCGCCGACAAGGTGCTCGAAATCGACGAGCACACGGCGATGGCGATCTCCGGTTCCCCTGCCATCGCGTACGAGATGGCACGCGTGCTCGAATACTCGCTCAGGTACTACCGCCGTAGCCAGCTTCAGGAGCTGAGCCTGGAAGGCAAACTTCGGACGCTGTCTCGTCTGATCCGCGATAACCTGGGAATGGCGCTCCAAGGCATCGGCGCCGTGATCCCCATTCTGGGCGCATTCGACGTGGCTCGCGACGAAGGGAAAATCTACTTCTACGACGCGCTCGGCGCGCAGTTCGAGGTTGCCGACTTCGCCACAACCGGGTCGGGTTCCGTGTGGGTCCGGGGCGCGCTCTACTATCTGAATCGCTGGGAACGCCAACTGGCGCAACTCAACCTGCACGACGCGACCGCCGTGGTGCTGCGGATGCTGGACGCCGCCGCCGAATACGACGCGGCGACAGGCGGCTACAACCGGCGAGCAGGGATCTTTCCCGTGGTCAAGCGGGTCACGCGCGGGGGAACCGAGACGCTCGACCCATCGACGCTGAGCGCGATCTACACAGAAGCCGTCGAGGTGACGGATGTTTGA
- a CDS encoding proteasome subunit alpha: MFDEPARWLQSIENRIQYVEGRLRKGSPAVGLPFANGAVLFTVCPKGQRKVYEVYDRLALAAIGHPADVERLRMMAIDLAHTEGFMRSADDVTLQRLLHFGIAPQVKTAFDEMWRAPIIAKMLMVELAPNGSAPQFFTLNYDGNFQSRSSFGVAAGTPEAEESMEEALRNRQTAAPTLSDVLMEAARAWAVGYHVATKDYEYEEPPMPTDRNVADALAEARESMSFEAAVLDTTLSGKAKYRRVTEEELAILNAS, from the coding sequence ATGTTTGACGAACCGGCTCGCTGGCTCCAGTCCATCGAGAACCGCATTCAGTACGTCGAAGGTCGCCTGCGTAAAGGCAGTCCGGCTGTGGGATTGCCCTTCGCCAACGGAGCCGTGTTGTTCACGGTCTGCCCGAAGGGTCAGCGCAAGGTCTACGAGGTCTACGACCGTCTCGCGCTGGCAGCCATCGGGCATCCGGCAGACGTGGAACGCCTTCGGATGATGGCGATCGACTTGGCGCATACGGAGGGATTCATGAGATCTGCCGACGATGTGACGTTGCAGCGGCTTCTCCATTTCGGAATCGCGCCGCAGGTCAAAACCGCCTTCGACGAGATGTGGCGGGCTCCCATCATCGCGAAGATGCTGATGGTCGAGCTCGCTCCGAACGGCTCGGCTCCCCAGTTCTTCACGCTGAACTACGACGGCAACTTCCAGTCGAGAAGCAGTTTCGGGGTGGCAGCAGGCACGCCGGAAGCCGAGGAGAGCATGGAGGAGGCGCTCAGGAACCGGCAAACAGCGGCCCCAACTCTGAGCGACGTGCTCATGGAAGCCGCACGGGCGTGGGCGGTGGGCTACCACGTCGCGACCAAGGACTACGAATACGAGGAACCGCCGATGCCGACGGATCGCAACGTCGCCGACGCGCTGGCAGAGGCGCGGGAGTCCATGTCGTTCGAGGCTGCCGTTCTCGATACAACGCTGTCCGGCAAGGCGAAGTACCGTCGCGTCACGGAAGAGGAGCTCGCAATCCTCAACGCGAGCTAG
- the rsmI gene encoding 16S rRNA (cytidine(1402)-2'-O)-methyltransferase yields MTFRAVDTLRAVVLIAAEDTRHTSKLLSHYAISTPVTSYYEHNQARRAPELVRRLVDGDDIALVSDSGTPGISDPGYVLIARALSEGVPIVTIPGACALVAAASVSGLPLHEFLFAGFCSPKSGRRRSRFESLCDTPSTLIFYESPHRLVAFLRDACDVFGDRQAVAARELTKVHEETLRAPLSDLLAHFEAHAPRGEFTILIAGREGRVVAQDDGSDSGEGFRRRTTRGGRRERVLTSSDAADS; encoded by the coding sequence ATGACGTTTCGTGCTGTGGACACGCTTCGCGCCGTCGTCCTGATCGCAGCGGAGGACACCCGGCATACGAGCAAGCTCCTGTCGCACTACGCGATCTCGACCCCGGTCACGAGCTACTACGAACACAACCAGGCGCGGCGAGCGCCGGAGCTCGTGCGCCGTCTCGTCGACGGCGACGACATCGCCTTGGTCTCGGACTCCGGCACGCCCGGCATCTCCGATCCCGGGTACGTGCTGATCGCACGAGCGTTGTCCGAAGGCGTCCCGATTGTCACGATTCCGGGCGCTTGCGCTCTCGTTGCTGCGGCTTCAGTTTCGGGTCTCCCGCTCCACGAGTTCCTGTTCGCCGGATTCTGTTCCCCGAAGTCGGGCAGACGACGTTCGCGCTTCGAGTCGCTGTGCGACACGCCATCGACGCTCATCTTCTACGAATCTCCCCACCGACTCGTCGCGTTCCTGCGCGACGCCTGCGACGTGTTCGGCGACCGTCAAGCCGTCGCCGCGCGCGAGCTGACGAAGGTGCACGAGGAGACGCTCAGAGCTCCGCTCAGCGACCTGCTGGCGCACTTCGAGGCGCACGCGCCACGCGGCGAGTTCACGATCCTCATCGCAGGCAGAGAAGGACGAGTTGTCGCTCAGGATGACGGATCGGACTCGGGGGAGGGCTTCCGTCGTCGCACCACACGCGGGGGACGTCGAGAGAGAGTCCTGACGAGCTCCGACGCGGCTGACTCGTAG
- a CDS encoding NAD+ synthase produces the protein MDDACAPQTDGERDPLQLNPHIALTLLEGFIANEVRKTGLSRVVVGLSGGIDSAVSTFLAARALGSDNVCAVMMPYEASSPASLADAQSVVDSLGIDHMTVAITEQVDAYFAKFPDMSRLRRANKMARERMTILFDQSLAQSALVLGTSNKTELLLGYGTIYGDMASALNPIGDLYKTQVWQLAREMGVPNEVIKKPPTADLWPGQTDETELGFTYAKVDRLLYHMVDRRYSTAELVELGFAPDFVALVSRRVRDSQFKRRLPLIAKVSTRTIDRDFRYPRDWGK, from the coding sequence ATGGACGATGCTTGTGCGCCGCAGACTGATGGGGAACGCGATCCCCTCCAGTTGAACCCCCACATCGCGCTAACGCTTCTCGAGGGGTTCATTGCTAACGAGGTACGCAAGACCGGTTTGTCACGGGTCGTCGTCGGGCTGTCCGGCGGAATCGACTCCGCCGTCTCGACGTTCCTCGCCGCGCGCGCTTTGGGTTCCGACAACGTCTGCGCCGTTATGATGCCTTACGAGGCGAGCAGCCCTGCCAGCCTCGCCGACGCCCAGAGCGTCGTCGATTCCCTCGGTATCGATCACATGACCGTGGCCATCACGGAACAGGTTGACGCCTACTTCGCGAAGTTCCCGGACATGAGCCGTCTCCGACGCGCGAACAAGATGGCGCGAGAACGCATGACCATCCTGTTCGACCAGTCGCTGGCGCAGAGCGCACTGGTTCTGGGCACGAGCAACAAGACGGAGCTCCTGCTCGGCTACGGAACGATCTACGGGGACATGGCGTCTGCGCTGAACCCCATCGGCGACCTCTACAAGACCCAGGTATGGCAACTCGCTCGGGAGATGGGCGTCCCCAACGAGGTCATCAAGAAGCCGCCGACCGCCGATTTGTGGCCCGGACAGACGGACGAGACGGAGCTCGGGTTCACCTATGCCAAGGTCGACCGGCTGCTGTACCACATGGTGGATCGGCGGTACTCGACGGCGGAGCTCGTCGAACTGGGCTTTGCGCCGGACTTCGTCGCGCTCGTATCGCGACGCGTGCGCGACTCGCAGTTCAAGCGGAGACTGCCTTTGATCGCGAAGGTCTCCACGCGCACCATCGACCGCGATTTCCGCTACCCGAGGGACTGGGGCAAGTGA
- a CDS encoding carbon-nitrogen hydrolase: MTFTVRLGQSAPVLGDVERNLEAILRLASEAADDGADLLVLPELALTGYTLKDMVPAVAQRIDSPAMDRLREASRDVALVMGFVEESDDYRYYNAVGYFESGELLHVHRKVYLPTYGMFDEYRYMAAGERIRAFDSRLGRVAMLICEDVWHPSAAYIASQDGATLLINVACSPARGTQDALHLYSSHAWQTLNRMYAHFFTQHVVFVNRVGYEDGVGFWGGSEVVGPEGDVLVRGPLFEECSISATISAQTVRRARIASPFLRDERLDLTLRELERIQRRRIG, encoded by the coding sequence ATGACCTTCACAGTCCGTCTGGGGCAGTCTGCCCCAGTGCTCGGGGATGTCGAACGCAATCTCGAGGCGATCCTGCGTCTTGCCTCGGAAGCCGCCGATGACGGCGCGGACCTCTTGGTGCTCCCTGAGCTCGCCCTGACGGGCTACACGCTCAAAGACATGGTTCCAGCGGTCGCGCAGCGCATCGACTCGCCCGCGATGGACCGGCTGCGCGAGGCGAGCCGCGATGTCGCACTGGTCATGGGCTTCGTCGAGGAGTCCGACGACTATCGGTACTACAACGCGGTCGGCTACTTCGAGTCCGGAGAGCTCCTACACGTCCACCGAAAGGTCTACCTGCCGACGTACGGCATGTTCGACGAGTACCGCTATATGGCGGCAGGTGAGAGGATTCGCGCCTTCGACAGCCGACTCGGACGCGTTGCCATGCTGATCTGCGAAGATGTGTGGCATCCGTCCGCTGCGTATATCGCGTCGCAAGACGGCGCGACGCTTCTCATCAACGTCGCGTGCAGCCCGGCGCGTGGCACGCAGGACGCGCTCCATCTCTACAGCTCGCACGCCTGGCAGACGCTGAACCGGATGTACGCCCACTTCTTCACGCAGCACGTCGTTTTCGTGAACCGCGTGGGATACGAAGACGGCGTCGGCTTCTGGGGCGGCTCCGAGGTCGTGGGCCCGGAAGGCGACGTGCTCGTCCGGGGACCTCTGTTCGAGGAATGCTCCATCTCCGCCACGATATCCGCTCAGACTGTCCGGCGCGCCCGCATCGCGTCGCCATTCCTGCGCGACGAGCGCCTGGACCTGACGCTTCGCGAGCTCGAACGGATCCAGCGGCGAAGGATCGGTTGA
- a CDS encoding helix-turn-helix transcriptional regulator, whose translation MRSLGCCWNAVALPCRCRMRKTPMGGSNMLHVKSRSVTRKAVAAQRRSLGWTQRQAAEAAGCSVRALSVWETDGDPDYARYRRQYDAALLRELWAESIAVLRSLLSSESERVRVAAASRILTACESALAAEATCPVNPEDGRLTLDMILRLPSPDITDEDAPKV comes from the coding sequence ATGCGATCCTTGGGCTGCTGCTGGAACGCGGTTGCCTTGCCTTGCCGCTGTCGAATGAGGAAAACCCCGATGGGAGGCAGTAACATGCTCCACGTCAAGAGTCGGTCGGTGACCCGCAAGGCGGTTGCCGCGCAACGGCGTTCGCTGGGCTGGACGCAACGGCAAGCCGCCGAAGCCGCCGGCTGTTCGGTGCGTGCGTTGAGCGTGTGGGAAACGGACGGCGACCCCGACTATGCGCGGTATCGTCGTCAGTACGACGCGGCTTTGCTTCGGGAACTCTGGGCGGAATCGATTGCGGTTCTTCGCAGTCTGCTTTCCAGCGAGTCGGAGCGCGTGCGCGTCGCGGCGGCGAGCCGGATATTGACGGCGTGCGAGAGTGCCCTTGCCGCCGAAGCGACCTGTCCCGTCAACCCAGAGGACGGCAGACTCACGCTGGACATGATCCTGCGTCTGCCCAGTCCCGATATCACGGACGAGGACGCGCCGAAGGTCTGA